GAGGGACCCGCACGAAGCCGGGGAACGGATCCGCGTCGTACTCGACAACTGATCAGGGCGTAGTAGGAAACGACCTGTCCCCGAAGAGGACCCGGCGGGCGGCTGCCTGGCCGAGAGTCGTCCGCAGCAAGGCGAGGGCCGCCGCCGCGACGGCAGGCGTACGGACCCTGTCCAGACCCCACCGCATCGCGAGCCTGCCGCGAAACCTGGAACGCAGCGCGGCCCCGTCGAAGTGTGTCAACGCGTCCTTGCGACCGGAACGCAGTGCTTCGTCGAGGACGTCGGCCGCGAGCTCCGACAGGCGCAGGCACGGGTCGAGGCCGCCGGCAGTGAGCGGGGAGACCGCACCCGCGGCGTCTCCGACGAGCACCCCGTCCGCACAGCTGATCCGGCGCAGCAGCCCACCGACCGGGATCGGCCCTCCGCGCCGCTCGATCGCATCGGAGCCATCGGGACGCTGCACACCCTCCAGCCCGGGTGCTGCGGAGGCGAACCGTTCGAGGGCCCGGCGAAGACCATCGGGAAAGCGGTTGGCGTAGCCGGCCGTGCCGACGTGGGCGTGCCGGCCGTCGTTCACGACCCAGGCCAGGTAGCCGGGAGCGAGCGAGGGATCCAGCACACAGTGGAAGGTCGGTGGCTCCTCACCACCCGGGATCTCGTACACCTCCTCAGCACCGATCAGCAGGTGCCGGTTGCGGTCCAGGCCGAGGTCGCGGGCGACCCGTGACCTCGCTCCGTCCGCACCGACGACGAAC
This Actinopolymorpha cephalotaxi DNA region includes the following protein-coding sequences:
- a CDS encoding FAD-dependent oxidoreductase codes for the protein MDTVDVLVVGAGLAGLRTATLLAQQGHDVLLAERRPGLAGAIRTTGIFVRRTLDDFPLPAECLGPPIRRVVLYPPGLGGPVTLVSERDEYRVGDMAPIYVKAAAAAADVGVRIMLGTRYNGRQGQIHTLVGRTGTSRVRARFVVGADGARSRVARDLGLDRNRHLLIGAEEVYEIPGGEEPPTFHCVLDPSLAPGYLAWVVNDGRHAHVGTAGYANRFPDGLRRALERFASAAPGLEGVQRPDGSDAIERRGGPIPVGGLLRRISCADGVLVGDAAGAVSPLTAGGLDPCLRLSELAADVLDEALRSGRKDALTHFDGAALRSRFRGRLAMRWGLDRVRTPAVAAAALALLRTTLGQAAARRVLFGDRSFPTTP